In Opisthocomus hoazin isolate bOpiHoa1 chromosome 17, bOpiHoa1.hap1, whole genome shotgun sequence, one DNA window encodes the following:
- the MAP3K6 gene encoding mitogen-activated protein kinase kinase kinase 6 isoform X2: protein MEVPGPPPVAGSCWQDPLAMAGTTGRSVCGPRGRPSRRRALSVVCVLGREPGACPALRSLRDACGQLRARLHALPLDTLALGDTGTLHRFYDADVAVVELSDSACQPSLFYHLGVRESFNMSHNVLLCCQADLTPLQTLQEDICQKNSDLCGSYTFIPYAVTPQNKVVCWDTGAGKCLTELFQPSFEAEAAFTPLATRLVQLLEGIPTDSCGYFRETIRQDIRRARELYRGEQLSRELARIQQRLDSVELLSLDIVVNLLLSYRDVQDYDAIISLVETLQALPTCAVAEQHNVRFHYAFALSRRNRAGDREKALSVLLPAVGRGEGAAPDLLCLCGRIYKDMFIGSGFSDTETRDRAFYWYSKAFEVEPSLHAGINAAVLLMAAGHQFETSAQLRQIGVKLSCLQGRKGSLGELHYYWDVGFCLGAGILANDLSKVIQASEKLYKLNAPGWYLVSVMETFLLYKHFQRSPQVPSARQALADFWLGFLLEACQPFTTASHCPVLILELSKVLRPAQLTLCGGTEEPTLTLTLICPTEEKAASSWTFAATAIRGVSICKCDERGCFLYVVHAEEDFQLYFPSQQHCRWFCDRIQTLLAEQAVGGEEVPSPRQPILELRVLGGGRAGGPGQGDVRGRLRRALPQQPSAHRYQGDPGAGQLVLAALARGDRLAQAPAAQEHRAVPGLHQPGRLHQDLHGGGSLSSLLRSKWGPLKDNEPTIVFYTRQILDGLGYLHDNHIVHRDIKGDNVLINTYSGVLKISDFGTSKRLAGISPSAETFTGTLQYMAPEIIDQGPWGYGKPADIWSLGCTIIEMATGKPPFYELGSPQAAMFKVGMFKMHPEVPESMSDKAKTFILRCFQADPAERATAAALLQDPFLADARRARSRALPPAGGGRCGQRGGDVEGSDGSRGCSSARHDAPVRGTAGSPPLPCHPSEAASSRSYSGAALGSAGSDRSLRSSSTEESGDGFLLRKDSKRRATLRRVLTAEAAGIVAALQESQSTAGARLGSEHLAQLLSCLRGYIQCPSQHQLRQDLLALQTRLRAEGLSLPHLQAPLFGFQAAVRRVLRQHHIKPHWMFALDDAVSRAVQAALTVLVRDLGLQTSCLARDGTKDTSDEDDPALPRLSTPRSHHQRDSTSSGLGTNPGLSTGPSTLADPLPSPRAPSALVAQLCHLRTETGRLLQELAEKEQEWQWLMQRVLRSGDGDTTVPSFTPGQGHSSPSPEPPQGWADPLLLEWLRRHGTDPATTATLVSHDFTLRDLLDGATRNDLFYVGIRRGPACRLWAAILEHRRTLTQPEGE, encoded by the exons CGCGCTGCGCAGCCTGCGCGACGCCTGCGGCCAGCTGCGCGCGCGCCTGCACGCCCTGCCCTTGGACACGCTGGCGCTGGGCGACACCGGCACCCTGCACCGCTTCTACGACGCAG ACGTGGCCGTGGTGGAGCTGAGCGACTCCGCCTGCCAGCCCTCCCTCTTCTACCACCTGGGCGTCCGCGAGAGCTTCAACATGTCCCACAACgtcctgctgtgctgccaggcCGACCTCACCCCCCTCCAGACCCTGCAG gAGGACATCTGCCAGAAGAACTCG GACCTCTGCGGCAGCTACACCTTCATCCCCTACGCAGTCACCCCCCAGAACAAGGTCGTCTGCTGGGACACCGGGGCCGGGAAGTGCCTGACGGAGCTTTTCCAGCCCAGCTTCGAGGCGGAGGCTGCCTTCACCCCGCTGGCGACCCGGCTCGTCCAGCTGCTGGAGGGGATCCCCACCGACTCCTG cggGTATTTTCGGGAGACGATCCGGCAGGATATCCGGAGGGCACGGGAGCTGTACCGGGGCGAGCAGCTGAGCCGGGAGCTGGCCCGCATCCAGCAGCGCCTGGACAGCGtggagctgctcagcctggacaTCGTGGTCAACCTCCTCCTGTCCTACCGCGACGtgcag GATTACGATGCCATCATCTCGCTGGTGGAGACCCTCCAGGCGCTGCCGACCTGCGCCGTGGCCGAGCAGCACAACGTCCGCTTCCACTACGCCTTCGCCCTCAGCCG GCGAAACCGCGCCGGGGACCGGGAGAAGGCCCTGTCGGTGCTGCtgcccgcggtggggcgcggggagggggctgcgcccGACCTCCTCTGCTTGTGCGGCCGCATCTACAAGGACATGTTCATCGGCTCCGGCTTCTCCGACACCGAGACGAGGGACAGGGCTTTCTACTG GTACAGCAAAGCCTTCGAGGTGGAGCCGAGCCTCCACGCCGGCATCAACGCCGCCGTCCTCCTCATGGCTGCCGGCCACCAGTTCGAAACCTCCGCACAGCTACGGCAAATCG GGGTGAAGCTGAGCTGCCTGCAGGGTCGCAAGGGCAGCCTGGGCGAGCTGCACTACTACTGGGACGTCGGGTTTTGCCTCGGAGCCGGCATCTTGGCCAACGACCTCAGCAAAGTCATCCAAGCCTCTGAGAAGCTCTACAAGCTCAACGCGCCGGGCTG gTACCTGGTGTCGGTCATGGAGACCTTCCTGCTCTACAAACACTTCCAGAGGAGCCCGCAGGTCCCCTCCGCCCGGCAGGCGCTGGCTGATTTTTGGCTAGGCTTCCTCCTCGAGGCGTGCCAGCCCTTCACCACCGCGTCGCACTGCCCG GTCCTGATCCTGGAGCTCAGCAAGGTCCTGCGGCCAGCCCAGCTGACACTGTGCGGTGGCACGGAGGAGCCCACCCTGacgctcaccctcatctgccccaCGGAGGAG aaagcagcatcGAGCTGGACCTTCGCGGCCACGGCCATCCGGGGCGTCAG CATCTGCAAGTGCGACGAACGCGGCTGCTTCCTCTACGTGGTGCACGCGGAGGAGGATTTCCAGCTCTatttcccctcccagcagcactgccggtG GTTCTGCGACCGGATCCAGACCCTCCTGGCCGAGCAGGCGGTGGGTGGCGAGGAGgtgcccagccccaggcagcccaTCCTGGAG CTACGAGTACTCGGAGGCGGGCGAGCGGGTGGTCCTGGGCAGGGGGACGTACGGGGTCGTCTACGCCGGGCGCTGCCTCAGCAACCAAGTGCGCATCGCTATCAAGGAGATCCCGGAGCGGGACAGCTG GTACTCGCAGCCCTTGCACGAGGAGATCGCCTTGCACAAGCGCCTGCGGCACAGGAACATCGTGCAGTACCTGGGCTCCATCAGCCAGGACGGCTTCATCAAGATCTTCATGGAGGAG GGAGCCTCTCGTCCCTGCTGCGCTCCAAGTGGGGACCTCTGAAGGACAACGAACCCACCATCGTCTTCTACACCCGCCAGATCCTGGACGGGCTCGGCTACCTCCACGATAACCACATcgtgcaccgcgacatcaag GGAGACAACGTCCTCATCAACACGTACAGCGGGGTGCTGAAGATCTCCGACTTCGGTACCTCCAAGCGGCTGGCGGGCATCAGCCCCAGCGCCGAGACCTTCACGG GCACCCTGCAGTACATGGCCCCCGAAATCATCGACCAGGGGCCATGGGGCTACGGGAAGCCAGCAGATATCTGGTCCTTGGGCTGCACCATCATCGAGATGGCCACGGGCAAGCCCCCCTTCTACgagctgggcagcccccaggCTGCCATGTTCAAG GTGGGCATGTTCAAGATGCACCCGGAGGTGCCCGAGTCCATGTCGGATAAAGCCAAGACGTTCATCCTGCGCTGCTTCCAGGCCGACCCGGCCGAGCGGGCGACGGCCGCCGCGCTGCTGCAGGACCCCTTCCTCGCCGACGCCAGGAGGGCTCGGAGCCGGGCCCTGCCCCCGGCGGGGG GCGGGCGCTGCGGGCAGCGGGGTGGGGATGTGGAGGGCAGCGACGGGAGCAGGGGATGCTCCTCAGCCAGGCACGACGCCCCGGTGAGGGGCACAGcaggcagccccccgctcccgtgCCACCCCAGCGAGGCAGCCTCCAGCCGCAGCTACTCGGG CGCTGCCCTGGGCTCGGCTGGCTCCGACCGCAGCCTGCGCTCGTCCTCCACCGAGGAGAGCGGGGACGGGTTCCTCCTGCGGAAGGACAGCAAGCGCCGGGCCACGCTGCGCCGCGTCCTCACCGCCGAGGCAGCGGGCATCGTCGCTGCCTTGCAGGAGAgccag AGCACGGCGGGCGCCAGGTTGGGCTCGGAGCATCTCGCccagctgctgagctgcctgCGGGGCTACATCCAgtgccccagccagcaccagctgcGCCAAGACCTCCTGGCACTGcagacccggctgcgggcagaggGGCTGAGCCTCCCCCACCTCCAGGCTCCCCTCTTCGGCTTCCAGGCAGCG GTGAGACGGGTGCTGCGCCAGCATCACATCAAACCCCACTGGATGTTTGCACTGGATGATGCCGTGAGCCGGGCGGTGCAGGCGGCTCTCACTGTGCTGGTGAGAG aCCTGGGACTGCAGACCAGCTGCCTGGCCAGGGATGGCACCAAGGACACGAGTGATGAGGACGACCCCGCGCTGCCGAGACTGTCCACCCCCAGGAGCCACCACCAGCGGGACAGCACCAGTTCGGGGCTCGGCACCAATCCGGGGCTCAGCACCGGCCCCAGCACCCTGGCagaccccctgccctccccacggGCACCTTCAGCGCTGGTTGCACAGCTCTGCCACCTCCGCACGGAGACGGGCAG gctGCTCCAGGAGCTGGCTGAGAAGGAGCAGGAGTGGCAGTGGCTGATGCAGCGGGTGCTTCGCTCTGGGGACGGTGACACCACAGTTCCCAGCTTCACCCCGGGGCAGGGTCACTCGTCCCcgagccccgagcccccccaggGATGGGCTGACCCCCTCCTCCTCGAGTGGCTGCGGCGGCACGGCACGGACCCAGCCACCACGGCCACG cTCGTCTCCCATGACTTCACCCTGCGGGACCTGCTGGACGGTGCCACCCGTAACGACCTCTTCTACGTGGGCATCAG GCGCGGGCCGGCGTGCCGCCTCTGGGCAGCCATCCTGGAGCACCGCCGGACCCTCACCCAGCCAGAAGGGGAGTGA
- the MAP3K6 gene encoding mitogen-activated protein kinase kinase kinase 6 isoform X1 gives MEVPGPPPVAGSCWQDPLAMAGTTGRSVCGPRGRPSRRRALSVVCVLGREPGACPALRSLRDACGQLRARLHALPLDTLALGDTGTLHRFYDADVAVVELSDSACQPSLFYHLGVRESFNMSHNVLLCCQADLTPLQTLQEDICQKNSDLCGSYTFIPYAVTPQNKVVCWDTGAGKCLTELFQPSFEAEAAFTPLATRLVQLLEGIPTDSCGYFRETIRQDIRRARELYRGEQLSRELARIQQRLDSVELLSLDIVVNLLLSYRDVQDYDAIISLVETLQALPTCAVAEQHNVRFHYAFALSRRNRAGDREKALSVLLPAVGRGEGAAPDLLCLCGRIYKDMFIGSGFSDTETRDRAFYWYSKAFEVEPSLHAGINAAVLLMAAGHQFETSAQLRQIGVKLSCLQGRKGSLGELHYYWDVGFCLGAGILANDLSKVIQASEKLYKLNAPGWYLVSVMETFLLYKHFQRSPQVPSARQALADFWLGFLLEACQPFTTASHCPVLILELSKVLRPAQLTLCGGTEEPTLTLTLICPTEEKAASSWTFAATAIRGVSICKCDERGCFLYVVHAEEDFQLYFPSQQHCRWFCDRIQTLLAEQAVGGEEVPSPRQPILEYSYEYSEAGERVVLGRGTYGVVYAGRCLSNQVRIAIKEIPERDSWYSQPLHEEIALHKRLRHRNIVQYLGSISQDGFIKIFMEEVPGGSLSSLLRSKWGPLKDNEPTIVFYTRQILDGLGYLHDNHIVHRDIKGDNVLINTYSGVLKISDFGTSKRLAGISPSAETFTGTLQYMAPEIIDQGPWGYGKPADIWSLGCTIIEMATGKPPFYELGSPQAAMFKVGMFKMHPEVPESMSDKAKTFILRCFQADPAERATAAALLQDPFLADARRARSRALPPAGGGRCGQRGGDVEGSDGSRGCSSARHDAPVRGTAGSPPLPCHPSEAASSRSYSGAALGSAGSDRSLRSSSTEESGDGFLLRKDSKRRATLRRVLTAEAAGIVAALQESQSTAGARLGSEHLAQLLSCLRGYIQCPSQHQLRQDLLALQTRLRAEGLSLPHLQAPLFGFQAAVRRVLRQHHIKPHWMFALDDAVSRAVQAALTVLVRDLGLQTSCLARDGTKDTSDEDDPALPRLSTPRSHHQRDSTSSGLGTNPGLSTGPSTLADPLPSPRAPSALVAQLCHLRTETGRLLQELAEKEQEWQWLMQRVLRSGDGDTTVPSFTPGQGHSSPSPEPPQGWADPLLLEWLRRHGTDPATTATLVSHDFTLRDLLDGATRNDLFYVGIRRGPACRLWAAILEHRRTLTQPEGE, from the exons CGCGCTGCGCAGCCTGCGCGACGCCTGCGGCCAGCTGCGCGCGCGCCTGCACGCCCTGCCCTTGGACACGCTGGCGCTGGGCGACACCGGCACCCTGCACCGCTTCTACGACGCAG ACGTGGCCGTGGTGGAGCTGAGCGACTCCGCCTGCCAGCCCTCCCTCTTCTACCACCTGGGCGTCCGCGAGAGCTTCAACATGTCCCACAACgtcctgctgtgctgccaggcCGACCTCACCCCCCTCCAGACCCTGCAG gAGGACATCTGCCAGAAGAACTCG GACCTCTGCGGCAGCTACACCTTCATCCCCTACGCAGTCACCCCCCAGAACAAGGTCGTCTGCTGGGACACCGGGGCCGGGAAGTGCCTGACGGAGCTTTTCCAGCCCAGCTTCGAGGCGGAGGCTGCCTTCACCCCGCTGGCGACCCGGCTCGTCCAGCTGCTGGAGGGGATCCCCACCGACTCCTG cggGTATTTTCGGGAGACGATCCGGCAGGATATCCGGAGGGCACGGGAGCTGTACCGGGGCGAGCAGCTGAGCCGGGAGCTGGCCCGCATCCAGCAGCGCCTGGACAGCGtggagctgctcagcctggacaTCGTGGTCAACCTCCTCCTGTCCTACCGCGACGtgcag GATTACGATGCCATCATCTCGCTGGTGGAGACCCTCCAGGCGCTGCCGACCTGCGCCGTGGCCGAGCAGCACAACGTCCGCTTCCACTACGCCTTCGCCCTCAGCCG GCGAAACCGCGCCGGGGACCGGGAGAAGGCCCTGTCGGTGCTGCtgcccgcggtggggcgcggggagggggctgcgcccGACCTCCTCTGCTTGTGCGGCCGCATCTACAAGGACATGTTCATCGGCTCCGGCTTCTCCGACACCGAGACGAGGGACAGGGCTTTCTACTG GTACAGCAAAGCCTTCGAGGTGGAGCCGAGCCTCCACGCCGGCATCAACGCCGCCGTCCTCCTCATGGCTGCCGGCCACCAGTTCGAAACCTCCGCACAGCTACGGCAAATCG GGGTGAAGCTGAGCTGCCTGCAGGGTCGCAAGGGCAGCCTGGGCGAGCTGCACTACTACTGGGACGTCGGGTTTTGCCTCGGAGCCGGCATCTTGGCCAACGACCTCAGCAAAGTCATCCAAGCCTCTGAGAAGCTCTACAAGCTCAACGCGCCGGGCTG gTACCTGGTGTCGGTCATGGAGACCTTCCTGCTCTACAAACACTTCCAGAGGAGCCCGCAGGTCCCCTCCGCCCGGCAGGCGCTGGCTGATTTTTGGCTAGGCTTCCTCCTCGAGGCGTGCCAGCCCTTCACCACCGCGTCGCACTGCCCG GTCCTGATCCTGGAGCTCAGCAAGGTCCTGCGGCCAGCCCAGCTGACACTGTGCGGTGGCACGGAGGAGCCCACCCTGacgctcaccctcatctgccccaCGGAGGAG aaagcagcatcGAGCTGGACCTTCGCGGCCACGGCCATCCGGGGCGTCAG CATCTGCAAGTGCGACGAACGCGGCTGCTTCCTCTACGTGGTGCACGCGGAGGAGGATTTCCAGCTCTatttcccctcccagcagcactgccggtG GTTCTGCGACCGGATCCAGACCCTCCTGGCCGAGCAGGCGGTGGGTGGCGAGGAGgtgcccagccccaggcagcccaTCCTGGAG TACAGCTACGAGTACTCGGAGGCGGGCGAGCGGGTGGTCCTGGGCAGGGGGACGTACGGGGTCGTCTACGCCGGGCGCTGCCTCAGCAACCAAGTGCGCATCGCTATCAAGGAGATCCCGGAGCGGGACAGCTG GTACTCGCAGCCCTTGCACGAGGAGATCGCCTTGCACAAGCGCCTGCGGCACAGGAACATCGTGCAGTACCTGGGCTCCATCAGCCAGGACGGCTTCATCAAGATCTTCATGGAGGAGGTGCCGGGAG GGAGCCTCTCGTCCCTGCTGCGCTCCAAGTGGGGACCTCTGAAGGACAACGAACCCACCATCGTCTTCTACACCCGCCAGATCCTGGACGGGCTCGGCTACCTCCACGATAACCACATcgtgcaccgcgacatcaag GGAGACAACGTCCTCATCAACACGTACAGCGGGGTGCTGAAGATCTCCGACTTCGGTACCTCCAAGCGGCTGGCGGGCATCAGCCCCAGCGCCGAGACCTTCACGG GCACCCTGCAGTACATGGCCCCCGAAATCATCGACCAGGGGCCATGGGGCTACGGGAAGCCAGCAGATATCTGGTCCTTGGGCTGCACCATCATCGAGATGGCCACGGGCAAGCCCCCCTTCTACgagctgggcagcccccaggCTGCCATGTTCAAG GTGGGCATGTTCAAGATGCACCCGGAGGTGCCCGAGTCCATGTCGGATAAAGCCAAGACGTTCATCCTGCGCTGCTTCCAGGCCGACCCGGCCGAGCGGGCGACGGCCGCCGCGCTGCTGCAGGACCCCTTCCTCGCCGACGCCAGGAGGGCTCGGAGCCGGGCCCTGCCCCCGGCGGGGG GCGGGCGCTGCGGGCAGCGGGGTGGGGATGTGGAGGGCAGCGACGGGAGCAGGGGATGCTCCTCAGCCAGGCACGACGCCCCGGTGAGGGGCACAGcaggcagccccccgctcccgtgCCACCCCAGCGAGGCAGCCTCCAGCCGCAGCTACTCGGG CGCTGCCCTGGGCTCGGCTGGCTCCGACCGCAGCCTGCGCTCGTCCTCCACCGAGGAGAGCGGGGACGGGTTCCTCCTGCGGAAGGACAGCAAGCGCCGGGCCACGCTGCGCCGCGTCCTCACCGCCGAGGCAGCGGGCATCGTCGCTGCCTTGCAGGAGAgccag AGCACGGCGGGCGCCAGGTTGGGCTCGGAGCATCTCGCccagctgctgagctgcctgCGGGGCTACATCCAgtgccccagccagcaccagctgcGCCAAGACCTCCTGGCACTGcagacccggctgcgggcagaggGGCTGAGCCTCCCCCACCTCCAGGCTCCCCTCTTCGGCTTCCAGGCAGCG GTGAGACGGGTGCTGCGCCAGCATCACATCAAACCCCACTGGATGTTTGCACTGGATGATGCCGTGAGCCGGGCGGTGCAGGCGGCTCTCACTGTGCTGGTGAGAG aCCTGGGACTGCAGACCAGCTGCCTGGCCAGGGATGGCACCAAGGACACGAGTGATGAGGACGACCCCGCGCTGCCGAGACTGTCCACCCCCAGGAGCCACCACCAGCGGGACAGCACCAGTTCGGGGCTCGGCACCAATCCGGGGCTCAGCACCGGCCCCAGCACCCTGGCagaccccctgccctccccacggGCACCTTCAGCGCTGGTTGCACAGCTCTGCCACCTCCGCACGGAGACGGGCAG gctGCTCCAGGAGCTGGCTGAGAAGGAGCAGGAGTGGCAGTGGCTGATGCAGCGGGTGCTTCGCTCTGGGGACGGTGACACCACAGTTCCCAGCTTCACCCCGGGGCAGGGTCACTCGTCCCcgagccccgagcccccccaggGATGGGCTGACCCCCTCCTCCTCGAGTGGCTGCGGCGGCACGGCACGGACCCAGCCACCACGGCCACG cTCGTCTCCCATGACTTCACCCTGCGGGACCTGCTGGACGGTGCCACCCGTAACGACCTCTTCTACGTGGGCATCAG GCGCGGGCCGGCGTGCCGCCTCTGGGCAGCCATCCTGGAGCACCGCCGGACCCTCACCCAGCCAGAAGGGGAGTGA